From Betta splendens chromosome 3, fBetSpl5.4, whole genome shotgun sequence, the proteins below share one genomic window:
- the LOC114852219 gene encoding C-type lectin domain family 18 member A-like isoform X4, whose amino-acid sequence MEPGPVCRCLLVPVVLCIYANRIVCGASDRRTFNTGLRVKDHSHIVAQHNRLRSRVEPMAANMQKMEWDEDLASLAAQRAATCHSDPSPHQPPLHHIGWNTHYSAYGSHPFYDVIDSWFEEGRDFLYATGQCKANATCQHYTQLVWATSSRVGCASQTCPKGGEVWTTFVCAYHPGGNWEVNGLLVTPYKSGLSCSLCTSSMSGCLRLWDHVGGLCEIPRNPCRMSCGQHGQLNISSCKCKCDPGFTGHFCQVRCSVPCVRGRFREEECSCLCDAGYGGAECAEKVQFPLHSCDVMIDGDCFVVSSDAEGYYGARSRCQERGAILAHIYNQKVQDMLAFYLSRLDTSNEVPNADFETRNFWIGLTFKPPKESFRWDTGEKPSFSSFAFGQPDNQGFGNCVELQASSAFNWNDQRCRTRNRYVCQHAAEHIALWDNGT is encoded by the exons ATGGAGCCTGGACCCGTTTGCCGGTGTTTGCTTGTGCCGGTCGTGTTGTGTATCTACGCGAATCGGATCGTCTGCGGCGCATCGGACCGGCGGACGTTCAACACCG GGCTCCGGGTGAAGGACCACTCGCACATTGTTGCCCAGCACAATAGACTGCGCAGTCGGGTGGAACCCATGGCAGCTAACATGCAAAAAATG GAGTGGGATGAGGATCTGGCCTCGCTTGCAGCACAGAGAGCAGCGACCTGTCACTCAGACCCCTCCCCTCATCAACCACCACTCCATCACATTGGCTGGAACACACATTATTCTGCCTATGGCTCCCACCCATTTTATGACGTCATCGACTCCTGGTTTGAGGAGGGAAGAGACTTCCTCTATGCGACAGGACAATGCAAAGCGAACGCCACATGTCAACACTACACGCAG CTGGTGTGGGCCACCTCCAGTCGAGTGGGCTGCGCCAGCCAGACGTGTCCGAAGGGAGGAGAGGTCTGGACGACGTTTGTCTGTGCATATCACCCCGG GGGGAACTGGGAGGTGAATGGTTTGCTGGTGACGCCCTACAAGTCAGGACTGTCCTGCTCTCTCTGCACCTCTTCCATGTCCGGCTGCCTTAGACTGTGGGACCATGTGGGTGGACTGTGTG AGATACCGCGAAACCCATGTCGCATGAGCTGTGGTCAACATGGTCAGCTCAACATCTCATCCTGCAAGTGCAAGTGCGACCCAGGCTTCACAGGACACTTCTGCCAAG TGCGGTGCAGTGTGCCGTGTGTACGCGGCCGCTTCAGAGAAGAAGAATGCTCCTGCTTGTGCGACGCTGGCTATGGTGGTGCTGAGtgtgcag AGAAGGTGCAGTTTCCCctccacagctgtgacgtgatgATAGATGGAGACTGCTTCGTGGTGTCTTCAGATGCTGAGGGTTACTATGGCGCCAGGAGCCGGTGTCAG GAGCGAGGAGCCATTCTAGCTCACATCTACAACCAGAAGGTTCAGGACATGCTGGCTTTTTATCTCAGTCGACTGGACACCAGCAACGAGGTCCCCAACGCTGACTTTGAGACGCGAAACTTTTGGATTG GGTTGACATTTAAGCCGCCGAAAGAGTCATTTCGCTGGGACACAGGAGAAAAGCCCAGTTTCAGCAGCTTTGCCTTTGGGCAACCTGACAACCAGGG TTTCGGAAACTGTGTGGAGCTGCAAGCATCCAGTGCTTTCAACTGGAACGACCAGCGCTGCAGAACACGGAACCGATACGTGTGCCAGCACG CTGCAGAGCACATTGCCCTTTGGGACAACGGCACGTGA
- the LOC114852219 gene encoding C-type lectin domain family 18 member A-like isoform X3: MEPGPVCRCLLVPVVLCIYANRIVCGASDRRTFNTGLRVKDHSHIVAQHNRLRSRVEPMAANMQKMEWDEDLASLAAQRAATCHSDPSPHQPPLHHIGWNTHYSAYGSHPFYDVIDSWFEEGRDFLYATGQCKANATCQHYTQLVWATSSRVGCASQTCPKGGEVWTTFVCAYHPGGNWEVNGLLVTPYKSGLSCSLCTSSMSGCLRLWDHVGGLCEIPRNPCRMSCGQHGQLNISSCKCKCDPGFTGHFCQVRCSVPCVRGRFREEECSCLCDAGYGGAECAEKVQFPLHSCDVMIDGDCFVVSSDAEGYYGARSRCQQERGAILAHIYNQKVQDMLAFYLSRLDTSNEVPNADFETRNFWIGLTFKPPKESFRWDTGEKPSFSSFAFGQPDNQGFGNCVELQASSAFNWNDQRCRTRNRYVCQHAAEHIALWDNGT; encoded by the exons ATGGAGCCTGGACCCGTTTGCCGGTGTTTGCTTGTGCCGGTCGTGTTGTGTATCTACGCGAATCGGATCGTCTGCGGCGCATCGGACCGGCGGACGTTCAACACCG GGCTCCGGGTGAAGGACCACTCGCACATTGTTGCCCAGCACAATAGACTGCGCAGTCGGGTGGAACCCATGGCAGCTAACATGCAAAAAATG GAGTGGGATGAGGATCTGGCCTCGCTTGCAGCACAGAGAGCAGCGACCTGTCACTCAGACCCCTCCCCTCATCAACCACCACTCCATCACATTGGCTGGAACACACATTATTCTGCCTATGGCTCCCACCCATTTTATGACGTCATCGACTCCTGGTTTGAGGAGGGAAGAGACTTCCTCTATGCGACAGGACAATGCAAAGCGAACGCCACATGTCAACACTACACGCAG CTGGTGTGGGCCACCTCCAGTCGAGTGGGCTGCGCCAGCCAGACGTGTCCGAAGGGAGGAGAGGTCTGGACGACGTTTGTCTGTGCATATCACCCCGG GGGGAACTGGGAGGTGAATGGTTTGCTGGTGACGCCCTACAAGTCAGGACTGTCCTGCTCTCTCTGCACCTCTTCCATGTCCGGCTGCCTTAGACTGTGGGACCATGTGGGTGGACTGTGTG AGATACCGCGAAACCCATGTCGCATGAGCTGTGGTCAACATGGTCAGCTCAACATCTCATCCTGCAAGTGCAAGTGCGACCCAGGCTTCACAGGACACTTCTGCCAAG TGCGGTGCAGTGTGCCGTGTGTACGCGGCCGCTTCAGAGAAGAAGAATGCTCCTGCTTGTGCGACGCTGGCTATGGTGGTGCTGAGtgtgcag AGAAGGTGCAGTTTCCCctccacagctgtgacgtgatgATAGATGGAGACTGCTTCGTGGTGTCTTCAGATGCTGAGGGTTACTATGGCGCCAGGAGCCGGTGTCAG CAGGAGCGAGGAGCCATTCTAGCTCACATCTACAACCAGAAGGTTCAGGACATGCTGGCTTTTTATCTCAGTCGACTGGACACCAGCAACGAGGTCCCCAACGCTGACTTTGAGACGCGAAACTTTTGGATTG GGTTGACATTTAAGCCGCCGAAAGAGTCATTTCGCTGGGACACAGGAGAAAAGCCCAGTTTCAGCAGCTTTGCCTTTGGGCAACCTGACAACCAGGG TTTCGGAAACTGTGTGGAGCTGCAAGCATCCAGTGCTTTCAACTGGAACGACCAGCGCTGCAGAACACGGAACCGATACGTGTGCCAGCACG CTGCAGAGCACATTGCCCTTTGGGACAACGGCACGTGA
- the LOC114852219 gene encoding C-type lectin domain family 18 member A-like isoform X2, protein MEPGPVCRCLLVPVVLCIYANRIVCGASDRRTFNTGLRVKDHSHIVAQHNRLRSRVEPMAANMQKMEWDEDLASLAAQRAATCHSDPSPHQPPLHHIGWNTHYSAYGSHPFYDVIDSWFEEGRDFLYATGQCKANATCQHYTQLVWATSSRVGCASQTCPKGGEVWTTFVCAYHPGGNWEVNGLLVTPYKSGLSCSLCTSSMSGCLRLWDHVGGLCEIPRNPCRMSCGQHGQLNISSCKCKCDPGFTGHFCQVRCSVPCVRGRFREEECSCLCDAGYGGAECAEKVQFPLHSCDVMIDGDCFVVSSDAEGYYGARSRCQERGAILAHIYNQKVQDMLAFYLSRLDTSNEVPNADFETRNFWIGLTFKPPKESFRWDTGEKPSFSSFAFGQPDNQGFGNCVELQASSAFNWNDQRCRTRNRYVCQHEGMSCRDMERRSSGGRSRALQ, encoded by the exons ATGGAGCCTGGACCCGTTTGCCGGTGTTTGCTTGTGCCGGTCGTGTTGTGTATCTACGCGAATCGGATCGTCTGCGGCGCATCGGACCGGCGGACGTTCAACACCG GGCTCCGGGTGAAGGACCACTCGCACATTGTTGCCCAGCACAATAGACTGCGCAGTCGGGTGGAACCCATGGCAGCTAACATGCAAAAAATG GAGTGGGATGAGGATCTGGCCTCGCTTGCAGCACAGAGAGCAGCGACCTGTCACTCAGACCCCTCCCCTCATCAACCACCACTCCATCACATTGGCTGGAACACACATTATTCTGCCTATGGCTCCCACCCATTTTATGACGTCATCGACTCCTGGTTTGAGGAGGGAAGAGACTTCCTCTATGCGACAGGACAATGCAAAGCGAACGCCACATGTCAACACTACACGCAG CTGGTGTGGGCCACCTCCAGTCGAGTGGGCTGCGCCAGCCAGACGTGTCCGAAGGGAGGAGAGGTCTGGACGACGTTTGTCTGTGCATATCACCCCGG GGGGAACTGGGAGGTGAATGGTTTGCTGGTGACGCCCTACAAGTCAGGACTGTCCTGCTCTCTCTGCACCTCTTCCATGTCCGGCTGCCTTAGACTGTGGGACCATGTGGGTGGACTGTGTG AGATACCGCGAAACCCATGTCGCATGAGCTGTGGTCAACATGGTCAGCTCAACATCTCATCCTGCAAGTGCAAGTGCGACCCAGGCTTCACAGGACACTTCTGCCAAG TGCGGTGCAGTGTGCCGTGTGTACGCGGCCGCTTCAGAGAAGAAGAATGCTCCTGCTTGTGCGACGCTGGCTATGGTGGTGCTGAGtgtgcag AGAAGGTGCAGTTTCCCctccacagctgtgacgtgatgATAGATGGAGACTGCTTCGTGGTGTCTTCAGATGCTGAGGGTTACTATGGCGCCAGGAGCCGGTGTCAG GAGCGAGGAGCCATTCTAGCTCACATCTACAACCAGAAGGTTCAGGACATGCTGGCTTTTTATCTCAGTCGACTGGACACCAGCAACGAGGTCCCCAACGCTGACTTTGAGACGCGAAACTTTTGGATTG GGTTGACATTTAAGCCGCCGAAAGAGTCATTTCGCTGGGACACAGGAGAAAAGCCCAGTTTCAGCAGCTTTGCCTTTGGGCAACCTGACAACCAGGG TTTCGGAAACTGTGTGGAGCTGCAAGCATCCAGTGCTTTCAACTGGAACGACCAGCGCTGCAGAACACGGAACCGATACGTGTGCCAGCACG AAGGAATGAGCTGCAGGGACATGGAGAGGAGGAGCTCAGGAGGGAGAAGCCGGGCTCTGCAGTGA
- the LOC114852219 gene encoding C-type lectin domain family 18 member A-like isoform X1 has product MEPGPVCRCLLVPVVLCIYANRIVCGASDRRTFNTGLRVKDHSHIVAQHNRLRSRVEPMAANMQKMEWDEDLASLAAQRAATCHSDPSPHQPPLHHIGWNTHYSAYGSHPFYDVIDSWFEEGRDFLYATGQCKANATCQHYTQLVWATSSRVGCASQTCPKGGEVWTTFVCAYHPGGNWEVNGLLVTPYKSGLSCSLCTSSMSGCLRLWDHVGGLCEIPRNPCRMSCGQHGQLNISSCKCKCDPGFTGHFCQVRCSVPCVRGRFREEECSCLCDAGYGGAECAEKVQFPLHSCDVMIDGDCFVVSSDAEGYYGARSRCQQERGAILAHIYNQKVQDMLAFYLSRLDTSNEVPNADFETRNFWIGLTFKPPKESFRWDTGEKPSFSSFAFGQPDNQGFGNCVELQASSAFNWNDQRCRTRNRYVCQHEGMSCRDMERRSSGGRSRALQ; this is encoded by the exons ATGGAGCCTGGACCCGTTTGCCGGTGTTTGCTTGTGCCGGTCGTGTTGTGTATCTACGCGAATCGGATCGTCTGCGGCGCATCGGACCGGCGGACGTTCAACACCG GGCTCCGGGTGAAGGACCACTCGCACATTGTTGCCCAGCACAATAGACTGCGCAGTCGGGTGGAACCCATGGCAGCTAACATGCAAAAAATG GAGTGGGATGAGGATCTGGCCTCGCTTGCAGCACAGAGAGCAGCGACCTGTCACTCAGACCCCTCCCCTCATCAACCACCACTCCATCACATTGGCTGGAACACACATTATTCTGCCTATGGCTCCCACCCATTTTATGACGTCATCGACTCCTGGTTTGAGGAGGGAAGAGACTTCCTCTATGCGACAGGACAATGCAAAGCGAACGCCACATGTCAACACTACACGCAG CTGGTGTGGGCCACCTCCAGTCGAGTGGGCTGCGCCAGCCAGACGTGTCCGAAGGGAGGAGAGGTCTGGACGACGTTTGTCTGTGCATATCACCCCGG GGGGAACTGGGAGGTGAATGGTTTGCTGGTGACGCCCTACAAGTCAGGACTGTCCTGCTCTCTCTGCACCTCTTCCATGTCCGGCTGCCTTAGACTGTGGGACCATGTGGGTGGACTGTGTG AGATACCGCGAAACCCATGTCGCATGAGCTGTGGTCAACATGGTCAGCTCAACATCTCATCCTGCAAGTGCAAGTGCGACCCAGGCTTCACAGGACACTTCTGCCAAG TGCGGTGCAGTGTGCCGTGTGTACGCGGCCGCTTCAGAGAAGAAGAATGCTCCTGCTTGTGCGACGCTGGCTATGGTGGTGCTGAGtgtgcag AGAAGGTGCAGTTTCCCctccacagctgtgacgtgatgATAGATGGAGACTGCTTCGTGGTGTCTTCAGATGCTGAGGGTTACTATGGCGCCAGGAGCCGGTGTCAG CAGGAGCGAGGAGCCATTCTAGCTCACATCTACAACCAGAAGGTTCAGGACATGCTGGCTTTTTATCTCAGTCGACTGGACACCAGCAACGAGGTCCCCAACGCTGACTTTGAGACGCGAAACTTTTGGATTG GGTTGACATTTAAGCCGCCGAAAGAGTCATTTCGCTGGGACACAGGAGAAAAGCCCAGTTTCAGCAGCTTTGCCTTTGGGCAACCTGACAACCAGGG TTTCGGAAACTGTGTGGAGCTGCAAGCATCCAGTGCTTTCAACTGGAACGACCAGCGCTGCAGAACACGGAACCGATACGTGTGCCAGCACG AAGGAATGAGCTGCAGGGACATGGAGAGGAGGAGCTCAGGAGGGAGAAGCCGGGCTCTGCAGTGA
- the LOC114852264 gene encoding fibulin-7, with amino-acid sequence MFASAAVAAALLCCCFSLHPAFGEECASRQEVQGSLKQVLKFLSAHEASYLQNLRNLKKKINQLQSSAAKQTAKAMNSTCAKLDAPANGRKLGRSHGLGHEVHFVCDRGFELVGPESRLCQESLTWSGQQPVCQDVNECASSPCLNGGTCVDEVNQFSCACARGWAGATCQSPVPTFFVTRTNASSVMAAAATLPAATTGPSVRPSRCTIVQGTTHCTCEPGYTISGRESNTCVDIDECEVFHNGPAGRLCLHTCVNTPGGYRCSCPAGYDVTRDGRSCKDIDECATRQNDCTKDQMCINTYGGFQCVQVECPKIPHATYVKTSPMRCERNPCPVDNKSCSQTPNSFSYHYLSVVSNLSAPRVMFRVSALRPVGDTLRFALLGGRLARRHFTVQRSDRLTGQLMLVSPVQGPVTLEADVEMSELEKRAQLGRYITKVTMFVSQYDF; translated from the exons ATGTTTGCATCCGCCGCAGTCGCCGCCGCcttgctgtgctgctgtttctcacTCCATCCGGCGTTTGGAGAG gAATGTGccagcagacaggaagtccagGGCTCTCTGAAGCAGGTCCTCAAGTTTCTCTCAGCCCACGAAGCGTCTTATTTGCAGAACCTGCGGAACctgaagaagaaaataaaccaGCTGCAGAGCAGCGCAGCGAAGCAAACGGCCAAAGCCATGAACA gcACGTGCGCAAAGCTGGACGCGCCCGCGAACGGCAGGAAACTGGGCCGGTCGCACGGCCTGGGCCACGAGGTCCACTTCGTGTGCGACCGCGGCTTCGAGCTGGTGGGACCGGAGAGCAGGCTCTGTCAGGAGAGCCTGACGTGGAGCGGCCAGCAGCCCGTGTGCCAAG ACGTCAACGAGTGCGCGTCCTCTCCGTGCCTCAACGGGGGAACGTGCGTGGACGAGGTGAATCAGTTCTCCTGCGCGTGCGCCAGAGGCTGGGCTGGAGCTACCTGTCAGAGCCCGGTGCCAACGT TCTTCGTCACCAGGACCAACGCCTCCTCGGTcatggccgccgccgccaccctGCCGGCTGCCACCACCGGGCCCTCTGTGCGCCCGTCACGCTGCACCATCGTGCAGGGCACCACCCACTGCACCTGTGAGCCGGGATACACCATCTCCGGCAGGGAGAGCAACACATGCGTCG ACATAGATGAATGTGAGGTGTTCCACAACGGCCCGGCAGGGAGGCTGTGTTTGCACACATGCGTAAACACCCCTGGAGGCTACCGCTGCTCCTGTCCCGCTGGGTACGACGTGACCCGCGATGGACGCAGCTGTAAAG ACATCGATGAGTGCGCCACCAGACAGAACGACTGCACCAAGGACCAAATGTGCATTAATACCTATGGAGGATTTCAGTGTGTCCAGGTTGAATGCCCCAAAATCCCCCACGCCACATACGTCAAGACGTCGCCCAT gcGCTGTGAACGTAACCCCTGTCCCGTGGACAACAAGTCCTGCTCTCAAACCCCCAACTCCTTCTCCTACCACTACCTGTCCGTCGTGTCCaacctgtcggctcctcgggtCATGTTCCGGGTGTCGGCGCTGCGTCCGGTGGGCGACACGCTGCGCTTCGCCCTGCTGGGGGGCCGGCTGGCGCGGCGCCACTTCACCGTCCAGCGGTCGGACCGGCTGACGGGTCAGCTGATGCTGGTGAGCCCGGTGCAGGGTCCTGTCACGCTGGAGGCGGATGTGGAGATGAGCGAGCTGGAGAAGCGGGCCCAGCTGGGCAGGTACATCACCAAAGTCACCATGTTTGTTTCCCAGTATGACTTCTAG